A window of Vulgatibacter sp. genomic DNA:
GTCCATTGGAAGAACGACCCGCGGCTCCACTGGCCCACCTTCAACGTCGCCGACATCGGCATCAGCGTCGGCGTGGCGCTCCTCCTCTCCCAGAGCCTCTTCGGCAGGAACCGCTCCCTCGTGGAGGAGGAGCCGGCGGAGGCGACGCCGGATGCGCAGCCCGCCGGGGCTCCGCGGCCCTGGATCGAGCTGGACGAAGCGCCCGCCGCAGCTGCGCACGAGGACGAGCTCTTCCCCGTCCGCGAGGAGGCGGCAGGTCCGCGGCCGGTGGCGGTGAACGCCGACGGCGCCCTGGTGGTGGACGAGTCGGCCCCCGAGCGTGCAGCCGAGGAAGCGAACGGAACCCGAGCCGCAGCAGGTGGTCTTTCCGAGCCTCGCCCCGTGACCCACGGGCAGAAGGAGTAAGCGCGCGATGCACCCCCTGGTCTTTCCGTGGACGGTTCCCTCGGCGGTTCTCGGCGTGCTCGCCTACGTGCTGGCAGTGGTCGCCGCCGCAGTGGTGGGCCGGATGGTCTACAACCGTGGCGAGGGCAAGAGCCTCGGCAGCCCCATCGTCGCCGGCGCCTTCGCCTTCCTCCTCGGGGCGTGGTTCGTTTCGACCAAGACGCCCTTCGAGGCGCAGCCGATCCCGCTCCACACCTACGGGCTGATGATCGCCCTGGGCTTCCTCTTCGGCATCCACCTCGCCGCCAGGGCCGCGGAGAAATACGCGAGCGTCGACGGCCTGGCCTTCTACCTCCCCGGCGCCCCGACGCTGCGGCAGGCGGCCCGGGAGAAGGGTGACGCCGGCACCTACACGGGCAAGATGGCCCGGGAGCACCTGCTCGATCTCTCCTTCTGGATCCTCGCCGGCGCCATGGTCGGCGCCCGCCTCCTCTTCATCGTGGTCAACTGGGAAGGCCCCAACGGCTACGGCGCCAACCCGTCGCGGATCTTCGACCTCACCAGCGGCGGCCTCGTCTTCTACGGCGGCTTCATCGGCGCGGCGCTCACCTCGGTCTGGTACGCCCGCAAGCACGGCATCAACTTCCGGGCGCTCGCCGACATCTGCATCCCGGTGGTGGCCCTCGGCCACTTCTTCGGCCGCATGGGCTGCATGGCCGCCGGCTGCTGCTGGGGCAAGGTCTGCGAGAACGCGAACTTCCTCTTCGGCGCCGAGTTCCCGAAGGGCGCCCTCGCCCACGGTGAGATGGCGCGTAGCCCGGAGTGGGCCTCCTTCATCGCCGAGCACGGCCACACCCCGGCGCTCCACCCCACGCAGATGTACGAGGGGCTGGGCGAGCTGGCGCTCTTCGCGATCCTCCTCCTCTTCCGGAAGAACAAGCGCTTCCACGGCCAGATCCTCGCGATGTGGCTGATGCTCTACGCGGTGCTCCGCCTCTCGATCGAGACCTTCCGTGGCGACTGGGGCCGCGGCATGCTGCTGCGCTGGCCGGAGGTCGATCCCGTCCTCCTCTCCACCTCGCAGCTGGTGGGTGTCGGCATGGTTGTCCTCGGCGCCGTGCTCTTCTTCCTCTGGAAGCCCCGCAGCGCCGCGCCGGCGGTGCCCGCGGCACCTGCAGCAGCGGCCTGATCGCTGGTCGGGCCGTGCCGGAGGCCGAAGAAGATGCGCCCGCTCCTCCCGCTCGTCCTCCTCCTCGCCGCAGGCTGCGCCGCCACCCCGGCGCAGCCCGCCGATCCTGCCGCGCCGATTCACCTCACCGTCGTCGCCACCAACGACTTCCACGGCTGGCTCGACGGCCACGACGACCGGGCGGCAGACGGCACGGTGGTGCCGGTGGGCGGCGTCGATCGCTTCGCCGGCTACCTCCGGGTGCTGCGCGCGCAGGGGCCGGTGGTCCTCCTCGACGCCGGCGACATGTGGCAGGGCACCCTGGCCTCCAACCTCTCCGAGGGCGCTGCGGTGGTAGAGGCCTACAACGCCCTGGGCTACGACGCCGCAGCGGTGGGCAACCACGAATTCGACTTCGGGCCCGTGGGCCCTGCCATGGTGGCACCGGCAGGTGAGGATCCCCTCGGCGCCCTGAAGGCCCGCGCCGCCGAGGCGCGCTTCCCGCTCCTCGCCGCCAACCTCTACGAGCGGCAGGCCGACCGGATCCCCGACTGGATGGAGCGCTCCACGCTGATCGAGCGGGGCGGGGTGCGCATCGGCATCGTCGGCCTCGCCACCCCGGACACGCCGCAGGTCACCATCGCCGCCAACGTGCGGACGGTGCGCTTCACCGATCCCGTGGTCGCCGCCATCGAGGAGGGGCGCCGGCTCCGGAAGGCAGGCGCCGAGGTGCTCCTGCTCCTGGCGCACATGGGCGGCACCTGCGTCGACGGCGGCTGCGAGGGGGAGCTCCTCGAGGTGGTGCGCCGTCTTCCCGCCGGGCTCTACGACGGCGCCATCGGCGGCCACACCCACCGGGTGGTGGCGACGGTGGTGAACGGCGTGCCGATCATCGAGTCGGGGGCGCTGGGCAAGGCCTTCGGCACCTTCGACTTCACCATCGATCCGGTTACCCGCCGGGTGATCCCGGCGGCGACGCGGATGGCGGCGGGGATCGAGATCTGCGCCGCGCAGGTGGAGGGGACGGAGCGCTGCGATCCGCAGGGCGGCGCTGCAGGGCGCCTCGTGCCGGCGCGCTTCCGCGGCGAGGCGGTGGTCGCCGACGAGGCGATCACCCGGCTCGTGGCCCCGCGCCTCGCGGCGGTGGCGGCGGAGCGGGCCCGGCCCCTGGGGGCGGTGCTCCCGACCACCCTGCGCCTCGACTACGACGGCGAGAGCGACGTGGGCAACCTCGTCGCCGACGCGATGCGGGCGGCGATCGCGGAGGCCGACCTCGCCATCACCAACTCCGGTGGCCTGCGGGCCGAGCTGCCCGAGGGTGAGGTCACCTTCGGGCAGGTCTTCGAGACGCTCCCCTTCGACAACCGCCTCAGCCTGCTCCGGGTGAAGGGGCGGGAGCTCCGCCAGCTGATCCGCGCCGGTTTCGCCGGGGTCCACGGCGGCCTGCAGGTGAGCGCGGGGATCCGGGTGGTGGTCGATCAGGGGGCGCCGGGCGCCTGCGCCAGCGAGGACCTCGACGGCGACGGGCTGGTGACGCCCCTCGACCGGGACCGGGTGGTGGAGATCCTCGTCCACGGAAAGAGGGTGGACGACGAGGCCGACTACGCGGTGGTGACCAACGACTTCCTCGCCGGTGGCGGCGGCGGCTGGGATCGGCTGGTCACCCGGTTGCCGCAGGGGAGCGTGGTCCACCTCGAGGCGGAGCCGATCCAGCGGGATGCCTTCGTGCGCTGGCTCGAGGGGCGGGGGCCGGTGGCGCTCCCGGCCAGGGGGCGGATCGAGCTGAAGGGCGTCGCCCCCGCCTGCCCCCCGGGGCGCTGATCCCGCGATCCGGACCCCTTAACGCCGAACGGCCCCGGACCACCCGGAGCCGTTGCGACGCGTGTCGAGTCCCGCAGGTGTGCCTAGTACCCAGGAGCTCGCTTATCGCCCGGCCCCGGACCCCCCGGCGCCGGCTGCTGGCATCCCCCGACGACAGCAGCGACCTATACATGCACGCACCTCGCGATTCGGATCACTCGAATCGAAGCGCCCTCTTTCCGCGGGGTTGCAGCGCCTCCTGCGCGGGGTTCGGTTGCGCCGGTGGACGCTTTGCCACCGGCGCTGGTAGGTAGCCGGCCTCCCCACCCCCGGAGGTCTCCGTGGTCACGCTCGGCACGCCCCGCACCCGCACCGCAACCAGGCTCCTTCTCCTCGGCTCCGGCGAGCTCGGCAAGGAGGTGGCCATCGAGGCCCAGCGCCTCGGCGTCCACGTGATCGCCTGCGACCGCTACCCCGGCGCCCCGGCGATGCAGGTCGCCCACAGCTCCCACGTCATCGACATGCTCGACGGCGCGGAGATCCGCCGGGTGGTGGAGCTGGAGAAGCCCGACTTCATCGTCCCCGAGATCGAGGCGATCGCCACCGCCACCCTCCTCGAACTCGAGGCCGAGGGGCGCACCGTGATCCCCACCGCCCGGGCCGCCCGCCTCACCATGGACCGCGAGGGGATCCGCCGCCTCGCAGCCGAGGAGCTGGAACTGGCCACCTCGCCCTACCGCTTCGCCGACACCGAGGCGGACTACCGGGCGGCGGTCGAAGCGATCGGCCTTCCCTGCGTGGTGAAGCCGGTGATGAGCTCCTCGGGCAAGGGCCAGAGCCTGGTCCGGAGCGAGGAGGAGATCGGCGCCGCCTGGACCTACGCCCAGGAGGGGGGCAGAGCCGGTAGGGGCCGGGTGATCGTCGAGGGCTTCGTCGACTTCGACTACGAGATCACCCTGCTCACCATCCGCCACGTGGACGGCACCACCTTCTGCGAGCCCATCGGCCACCGGCAGGTGAAGGGCGACTACGTGGAGTCCTGGCAGCCGCAGCCGATGAGCAAAATGGCCCTCGAGGAGTCGAAGCGGATCGCCCGGGCGGTGACCGGCGCCCTCGGCGGCCGCGGCATCTTCGGCGTGGAGCTCTTCGTGAAGGGCGATCAGGTCTGGTTCAGCGAGGTCTCGCCCAGGCCCCACGACACCGGCCTGGTCACCCTGATCTCCCAGGACCTCTCCGAGTTCGCCCTCCACGTCCGGGCGATCCTCGGCCTGCCCATCCCGAAGATCCGCCAGCACGGCCCCGCCGCCTCGGCGGTGATCCTGCCCGAGGGTGACTCCACCGCCCCGGCCTTCGCCAACGTCGACGCGGCGCTGCGGGAGCCCGACACGGCGCTGCGCCTTTTCGGCAAGCCCGAGCTCCACGGCAAGCGCCGCATGGGCGTGGCCCTGGCGCTGGCCGACTCCATCGACGAGGCCCGCGCGAAGGCCACCACCGCCGCGGCGGCGGTACGGGTCGAGCTCTAATCGAGCAGCCGGCGCAGACGGTCGCGCCGCGCTGCGAGCGCAGCGCTCTTGATCTCCACAGCATCCTCACTCGCACGCGCACCAAACGTCCGCTGCAGTGGTTGAGCCCTTCCACGCGTGGCGTGTGCTGCAGCGGGAGCGATACAGGACTCCCGCAAGCGCGTCTGCGCGCGCCTAGTGTATTAGCGTTACCTGCTAACCACCCGGCTCCAAGCCCGTAGAAGAGTTACCAACTGTCGCTATTGCGGCAGCGGCCGACCCCTTAGGCGTCGGCAAAACTTCCATCGTTCAATCACAAATCAGGAATTCGGACGCTGGATTGCGCCAAAGAACACGCGCCAGTGGCATCGTAGGCGATGGAACCAACAACGATCAGCTCGTCCAATGCGAGGAACCGATCTTGTATCGAATGGCGGAGATGACCGCCGCAGAAGATGCGGACGGAGGCGTCGACGTAGGGGGGAGGTGGCGCCGGGTAGCCATAGTAGAGGTTGTAATGGATTCCGAGGTGGTAGAGGTGATCGACTGCCGGCGCCTCGATGTAAAGCGTTTCTGGCGGCGCGCGGTACATTGTGGTCGGCTGCGCCGCGACCCAACAGATTGGATCATCGTTGCGGCCTGGTGCGTCCCAGTCGTCGCTGGTGCAGCTCGCTGCATCCGAGTGGCACATTGCAGTTACGCAGCGGAGACCGCTCCCCGTCCATGCTTCGCGGTTAGACGATTGGCCAGCTGCATCATGCAGGAGGAGCATGCGAACATCCTCAGCCGGCTCCCATACTGTCTCGATCCAGAGCCCACCCGGCGGTGTTGCATGGACGAGCGTCGTGCAGGTATCCGCGCGACCCTGTGCATCGTGCACCAACAGCTCGACCTCATAGCTTCCCACGATCTTCGGACGAAACTCGGTCGTGCAGACGGCCGGCTCCTCGATCCGCGAACCGGCATGATCCGGTTCCGCAACCACCCGCCAGCTGCAGCTGAGGGATGAGTTGAGCGGATGGACCCCGCGCCCTACCAGCGTCGCTGGCTGGCGGGCGACCACCGTCACCTCGTCGGGACAGATCGCACGTGGCCAGGCACAATCCTCCCCGCAGGCAACGCCTTCGCCCCAGGCGTCGATCCGCGTCACGTCCGGATCGGCCTCGAAGACGTCGAAGGTGAGCTCGACCTGCGACCGCTCGAAACCGCCACGTGTGGGCGTGAACGCAAGGTCGACGTCGAAAAAGGCGCCCGCAGGGAAGTCTTCCGGTACGACCGTGCTGCCCGGCAGAAGGTGCATCGTGCTGCTGCCTCCTGCGGCAAGGGCGATGCTGCCGGGCAGGAGCCACGTAGCGCTTTCATTGGTGACCCGGACCCGCCGCACGCTCGCTGCGCCGACGGGCACCTGACCGAACGCGAAACTGGACGGGTCGGTCCCGATTCGGATGTCTGTCGTGACCGCATCGAGTGCGACACGTGCCGGTTGGCGCCCAAACGCGCCGTACGAATAGCGGAGGCCCCCACGGACGAGCTGACCATTCGTACCCTGGGAATCGAAACGCACGACGAGCGGCAGCGACTCTCCCGGGCCAACGACGACGGTGTCGGCTGGCTGTGTGGCGAGACGGAAGAGAGACGAGCCGGCGGGATCGATTCCGACGTCCCAGACCACGCACTCGGAAGTACCGTTGTTCACGAGCAGCACCTGCCGCTCGTCACGGCGGTTCACGGCAACCTGGCCGAAGTGCAGCACGCCTGGAATCGCCATGATTTCACAGCCGGCTCCTGCCAGCGCACGTGCCGCGAGCACAACCTCGAAGTGGGGCTGCCAGCGGTCGTTGGTCGTCACCACGGCCCTCGCCTCGAAGGTGCCGGCGCGTTCTCCCTGGAAACGGATCGGGACGGCGCTCCCCATATCCCTCACATCGGGCTCGAACGCACCAACGGAGAAGACGCCCGCGTCCGGCCCCTCGATCCGCACGGACCGGATCGCCACGGGCACTGGCTGTCCGCTGTTCCTGAGCAGGAACGACCGCTCCACGCTGCGTCCGATCGGCTGGGTTCCGAAGTCGAGTACGCCCGGTTCCACCGACAGAATGGGGCCTCCCCCATCGCCACGGACCGGCACGCTAGACAGGATTCTGCTATCGTCCGCCCGGAAGTGGAGTGTCGCCTGCAAGGGCCCCAGCGCCCGTGGCCTGAATCGCAGTTGCAGCGTCGTGCTCTCGCCCGGAGCGAGGTCGACGAGCGCGGGAGTGGCGATCGAGAACGCGTCGCTGCCCTCCAGTTCGACGGGAGCGAAGGCGATCGTCTCGTTGCCTTCGTTACGCAGGTGCACATCCTGCGAACGCGACACGTAGTAGGCGACCGGTCCGAATTCGATCGGGTTGGGTGCGACGCGCAACGCTCGCCCGAGCCCTTCGCCGATCAGTTGCACCCGTGCTCGGGGGCAATCCGTGCAAGCCGAGATTTCCAGCACCGCGTGGGCGGCCCACGGCTCCGCGGGCGCGAACGTCACCGGCACCTCGATCGCAGCGCCGGCGGGGAGCCCCACCTTCGGCGAACCGGTCGTGAAGGCCTCGGAGCCGCGCAACTCCAACGAGAGTTCGAGGTCCAGCGCGGCAAGCGACCGCAGTTGAAGCGGCAGGGTCGACGATTCACCCACGCGTACCGAGCCGAGATCCAGCGTCGGTTCCGCTTCGAAGAGGCGCTCCACACCCCGTCCAGACAACGCGATCTTCCGGTCGGCGCCAGCAGCACGTACACCAAGCGTACCCCGGTCGTCGGCTGCTTCTACCGGGCTGTAGGTCACGCCGATGCGCCTCGATTCGCCGGGCGCGAGGCTGACTGCCGTGGCATCTGCGCGAAACGCGGCCGAATCGATTTCCACGACAGCCTGCGTTGATATCCGGCCCTGGTTGCTGATGAGAAAGTTCTTCGTCGCGCGCTCGCCCACGAAGAGCGCACCGAATTCCAGCGCAGTGGGCGTGGCCTCGAGCTCCACACGCACGTCCGCCGTCTGTCCGGAGCTACAGCCAACGGAGAATATCGCGGCCATAAGCCCGAGACACAGTGAAGCCCGCATGCTGTGCTCCCTACTGTCCGAAGGCGCGGAGCGAAACCAACTGCGACTCGTCGATCATCGTGACTTCAATCGCCACAGAGGGAAACTGACCGTTGTCCACCTGGTAGACGATCACGTTTTCCTCGATGTCGTACGGTACTGCGGACCAGTCCGTCACGTCACGTCCACCAACACCATCTGTTACGAAGTACGTCAGCCCGGTGTTCGTGTTGGTCAGGTAGAGGACACGGTAACCGTCCTCGCAGTCTACGCCACTCCACAGGATGTACTGCCCGGTCGTACCGCCAACCCGCGGATAGTAGTACTCACCGCAGACGGGCAGACCTTGGAGTTGGTGTTCCGGGTAGACAGCTGAAAAGCTCTTGAAATCAAGATCGGCGAGCGCATGTTCACGCACTCCGTCGCGGTAATAAATAGCGTTCTGTTTGACGTAGGTCAGTCGGCCCGCCGCCAGGTGCGGCACCAGGCTCCTCGGGTCGGAGGGGGAGCTTGACGCAATGGGCGGTGGGTACGCTTCATCCACGACAGTCTCGAAGCGACTGCCATCGACATCGAGCGTTACTACTCCCATGCGAACAGTGCCGGCGTTCGGGTCCCATTTCTCAGTCCGGGCGGCAATGACGGCTCGTTCGAACGGATTGTTCCAAACGGAAGGGTGTTGCGTGTAGTAGCCGTGCCCCAATTCGACCGCAGCATCAAAGGTCGTCAGGGAAGACGTCCCGATGGCCCGCCATTGGATGCGCGAGCCATAAGAGCCCTGCTGCCATGCAGCAAGTCCCTCGTCGATGGTGGTGTTCACGTAGCCGGATGACGAGGTAAGGCTGCTGGACTGCTGAGACAGTCGATACGGTACCGACCCGCTTGTGCCAATATCCAACGCATAGATCGAGTACTCTTGGGTTCCAGCTGCGTTCCTCGTCGTCTGAAAGACGAGCGTTGAGCCGTCTACCTCAGGATCCCATCCCTCGAGCGGGGTCTGCGTGGCCGTGATCAGGGTACCTGCGTCATCGAGCCAGAGCTCCCCATGCTTGCCGAACGCAACCACGGGAGCTCCCCATTTGGCCGCCACGTGTCCGTGGTCAGCGTCAGGCGACACCACTGCAGGGTAGCCCACCTGGGTCGGGAGCGGGAGGACACCCAAGGCGAAGCCCAAGCGCACTGCCGCCACGCCCCAGGGATGGCCGGCTGCAGGCCTCCGGACAAAAAGCCGGGGACTGATGGTTGGATGCCCGCGTAAGCGGCTGGAGTCCAACACCGCGCGCTTGCAGAGCTCTGCCACCGGACCCGCTCCGTGCCATCCTTCCGCAGCCGGTCGATACCAGCCTCATGCGACACTTGGAGGGCAGGGGCCATGACGCTACATTAGCCCCGTGGACGAGGCCTGGGAGCAGCTGATCGAGATGGGTCTGCCGGACGGTGCGCCGCACCGGCGGGATGCCGCATGCTTCTCCGACGAGCGGGTGCGGGAGGCGCTCGCCACCATCGACCCCGACCGCCTCGATCCGTCGCGGCGCGAGCCGCTGCTCGCCTGGCTGCGCGGCTACCGCCACCACTGGCCGACGCGATGGGCGGCGGAGCTGGGCCCTGCCGGTGATGCGCTGATCGAGGCGATCGAAGCGCTCGGGATCGACGACAACCGCTACCTGAAGCTGCGCCGGATCGCGATCGCCCACCTGGCGGAGCTGATCTAACCCTCGCCGAAGGTCTTCGAGACCGCGCGGGCGGTGTACTGCACCAGCGGGATCACCCTGCCGTAGTTCATCCGCACCGGGCCGACCACCGCCAGCGCGCCGAGGACCTTCTCGCCCTGGGTATAGGGCGCGGCGATCACCGAGAGCCCCGGCACCTCGGAGAACTCGCTCTCCGCGCCGATGAAGATCCGTATCTCCCGGCCCTCCATCACCCGCCGCATCACGTGGAGCACCCGGTCCTTCTGCGCCAGGGCGGCGAAGAGCTTGCGCATCTTCTCCACGTCGGCGGCGAAGGCCGGCTCGTCGAGGAAGCTCGCCTCGCCCTCGACCCGCACCTCGGGCTCGGGCGCGGCGTGGTCGGCGAAGGCCGCGTCGGCGAGCTGCATCGCGCTCCGGTGGAGCCGATCGTAGAGCGCCTGCTCCGCCTCGCGCTCCGCCCGCAGGCGCGCGTGGATCTGCTCGAGGCCGAGATCGCCCAGCTTGTCGTTCAGGTAGTTGGCGGCGTATTCGAGCTCGGCCCTGCCCACCGGGAAGTCGACGGTGATCAGCCGGTTCTGCACCAGCCCCGCCTGCGAGACGAAGACGGCGAGGATCCGATCCTCCCGCAGCTTCACGAACTCCACCCGCCGGAGCAGGTCCTGCTCGAAATGCGGCGCCACCACGAGGGCGGCGTGGTGGGTG
This region includes:
- a CDS encoding bifunctional metallophosphatase/5'-nucleotidase, whose amino-acid sequence is MRPLLPLVLLLAAGCAATPAQPADPAAPIHLTVVATNDFHGWLDGHDDRAADGTVVPVGGVDRFAGYLRVLRAQGPVVLLDAGDMWQGTLASNLSEGAAVVEAYNALGYDAAAVGNHEFDFGPVGPAMVAPAGEDPLGALKARAAEARFPLLAANLYERQADRIPDWMERSTLIERGGVRIGIVGLATPDTPQVTIAANVRTVRFTDPVVAAIEEGRRLRKAGAEVLLLLAHMGGTCVDGGCEGELLEVVRRLPAGLYDGAIGGHTHRVVATVVNGVPIIESGALGKAFGTFDFTIDPVTRRVIPAATRMAAGIEICAAQVEGTERCDPQGGAAGRLVPARFRGEAVVADEAITRLVAPRLAAVAAERARPLGAVLPTTLRLDYDGESDVGNLVADAMRAAIAEADLAITNSGGLRAELPEGEVTFGQVFETLPFDNRLSLLRVKGRELRQLIRAGFAGVHGGLQVSAGIRVVVDQGAPGACASEDLDGDGLVTPLDRDRVVEILVHGKRVDDEADYAVVTNDFLAGGGGGWDRLVTRLPQGSVVHLEAEPIQRDAFVRWLEGRGPVALPARGRIELKGVAPACPPGR
- the hrcA gene encoding heat-inducible transcriptional repressor HrcA; this encodes MLAQGNPDISRRDREILRAIIQDFITTGEPVGSQAIAPRCDVSSATVRSAMADLEELGYLAKPHTSAGRIPTDKGFRLYVDSLLRTRAPGPKERERIEAGLHAALGADLVADTGKLLHEITHHAALVVAPHFEQDLLRRVEFVKLREDRILAVFVSQAGLVQNRLITVDFPVGRAELEYAANYLNDKLGDLGLEQIHARLRAEREAEQALYDRLHRSAMQLADAAFADHAAPEPEVRVEGEASFLDEPAFAADVEKMRKLFAALAQKDRVLHVMRRVMEGREIRIFIGAESEFSEVPGLSVIAAPYTQGEKVLGALAVVGPVRMNYGRVIPLVQYTARAVSKTFGEG
- a CDS encoding choice-of-anchor D domain-containing protein; the encoded protein is MELEATPTALEFGALFVGERATKNFLISNQGRISTQAVVEIDSAAFRADATAVSLAPGESRRIGVTYSPVEAADDRGTLGVRAAGADRKIALSGRGVERLFEAEPTLDLGSVRVGESSTLPLQLRSLAALDLELSLELRGSEAFTTGSPKVGLPAGAAIEVPVTFAPAEPWAAHAVLEISACTDCPRARVQLIGEGLGRALRVAPNPIEFGPVAYYVSRSQDVHLRNEGNETIAFAPVELEGSDAFSIATPALVDLAPGESTTLQLRFRPRALGPLQATLHFRADDSRILSSVPVRGDGGGPILSVEPGVLDFGTQPIGRSVERSFLLRNSGQPVPVAIRSVRIEGPDAGVFSVGAFEPDVRDMGSAVPIRFQGERAGTFEARAVVTTNDRWQPHFEVVLAARALAGAGCEIMAIPGVLHFGQVAVNRRDERQVLLVNNGTSECVVWDVGIDPAGSSLFRLATQPADTVVVGPGESLPLVVRFDSQGTNGQLVRGGLRYSYGAFGRQPARVALDAVTTDIRIGTDPSSFAFGQVPVGAASVRRVRVTNESATWLLPGSIALAAGGSSTMHLLPGSTVVPEDFPAGAFFDVDLAFTPTRGGFERSQVELTFDVFEADPDVTRIDAWGEGVACGEDCAWPRAICPDEVTVVARQPATLVGRGVHPLNSSLSCSWRVVAEPDHAGSRIEEPAVCTTEFRPKIVGSYEVELLVHDAQGRADTCTTLVHATPPGGLWIETVWEPAEDVRMLLLHDAAGQSSNREAWTGSGLRCVTAMCHSDAASCTSDDWDAPGRNDDPICWVAAQPTTMYRAPPETLYIEAPAVDHLYHLGIHYNLYYGYPAPPPPYVDASVRIFCGGHLRHSIQDRFLALDELIVVGSIAYDATGACSLAQSSVRIPDL
- the purT gene encoding formate-dependent phosphoribosylglycinamide formyltransferase, translating into MVTLGTPRTRTATRLLLLGSGELGKEVAIEAQRLGVHVIACDRYPGAPAMQVAHSSHVIDMLDGAEIRRVVELEKPDFIVPEIEAIATATLLELEAEGRTVIPTARAARLTMDREGIRRLAAEELELATSPYRFADTEADYRAAVEAIGLPCVVKPVMSSSGKGQSLVRSEEEIGAAWTYAQEGGRAGRGRVIVEGFVDFDYEITLLTIRHVDGTTFCEPIGHRQVKGDYVESWQPQPMSKMALEESKRIARAVTGALGGRGIFGVELFVKGDQVWFSEVSPRPHDTGLVTLISQDLSEFALHVRAILGLPIPKIRQHGPAASAVILPEGDSTAPAFANVDAALREPDTALRLFGKPELHGKRRMGVALALADSIDEARAKATTAAAAVRVEL
- a CDS encoding prolipoprotein diacylglyceryl transferase, which encodes MHPLVFPWTVPSAVLGVLAYVLAVVAAAVVGRMVYNRGEGKSLGSPIVAGAFAFLLGAWFVSTKTPFEAQPIPLHTYGLMIALGFLFGIHLAARAAEKYASVDGLAFYLPGAPTLRQAAREKGDAGTYTGKMAREHLLDLSFWILAGAMVGARLLFIVVNWEGPNGYGANPSRIFDLTSGGLVFYGGFIGAALTSVWYARKHGINFRALADICIPVVALGHFFGRMGCMAAGCCWGKVCENANFLFGAEFPKGALAHGEMARSPEWASFIAEHGHTPALHPTQMYEGLGELALFAILLLFRKNKRFHGQILAMWLMLYAVLRLSIETFRGDWGRGMLLRWPEVDPVLLSTSQLVGVGMVVLGAVLFFLWKPRSAAPAVPAAPAAAA